The following coding sequences lie in one Falco naumanni isolate bFalNau1 chromosome 18, bFalNau1.pat, whole genome shotgun sequence genomic window:
- the VPS25 gene encoding vacuolar protein-sorting-associated protein 25: MSFAWPWQYSFPPFFTLQPNGETRQKQLSAWCALALAYSQRHRLPAMTVREAQDSPLFANHRLQRKLPLESIQVVLEELRKNGNLEWLDKNKTSFLIMWRRPEEWGKLIYQWVSKNGLTNSVFTLYELASGDDTENEEFHGLDETMLLRALQALQQEHKAEIITLDDGRGVKFF; the protein is encoded by the exons ATGAGCTTCGCATGGCCCTGGCAGTACAGCTTCCCGCCCTTCTTCAC GCTGCAGCCCAACGGTGAGACGCGGCAGAAGCAGCTCTCGGCTTGGTGCGCGCTGGCGCTCGCCTACAGCCAGCGGCACCGGCTGCCCGCCATGACGGTGCGGGAGGCCCAGGACAGCCCGCTCTTCGCCAACCACCGCCTGCAGC GGAAGCTTCCGCTGGAGTCCATCCAggtggtgctggaggagctCCGCAAGAACG GGAACCTGGAATGGTTAGataagaacaaaaccagttttctgATCATGTGGAGGAGACCAGAAGAATGGGGAAAGCTCATCTATCAGTGG GTGTCGAAGAATGGCTTGACCAACTCTGTATTCACGCTGTATGAATTAGCCAGTGGCGATGACACAGAGAATGAAG AGTTCCATGGCTTGGATGAGACTATGCTGCTCCGTGCTCTGCAAGCCTTGCAGCAAGAGCATAAGGCTGAAATTATCACGCTGGATGATGGCCGAGGCGTCAAGTTCTTCTGA